One part of the Rutidosis leptorrhynchoides isolate AG116_Rl617_1_P2 chromosome 1, CSIRO_AGI_Rlap_v1, whole genome shotgun sequence genome encodes these proteins:
- the LOC139868760 gene encoding uncharacterized protein: MACPYSVPNTLVTSEPSYTQQFLSMLPPGHGTMVRGTICSFQTPVINETDKSDEKFESSNQKKNKGKLKVTANKNKNSNKEKKKGQSFQGESSVGAKPKKWRRQCKISHVGQCSVVTRRCLRCGIIGHDSQVCSYTNGVCWNFQLGGHQSRQCPYAKRSSVKVGSGAGAGVGSIGRSSTSSAEQKRKGFYFRR, translated from the exons ATGGCCTGTCCATATTCAGTTCCAAATACTCTAGTGACAAGTGAACCATCTTATACTCAACAGTTTTTAAGTATGTTACCTCCGGGACACGGAACTATGGTTAGAGGTACGATTTGTTCGTTCCAGACTCCAGTGATAAATGAAACCGATAAAAGTGATGAAAAATTTGAAAGTAGCAACCAGAAAAAGAATAAAGGTAAACTGAAGGTAACAGCTAACAAAAACAAGAATAGtaataaagaaaagaaaaagggACAATCCTTCCAAGGTGAATCTAGTGTAGGAGCTAAACCGAAAAAGTGGCGTAGACAGTGTAAAATTTCTCATGTTGGACAATGTTCGGTAGTGACACGACGGTGTCTTCGTTGTGGGATAATAGGGCATGATTCTCAAGTTTGTTCGTATACAAATGGTGTCTGTTGGAATTTTCAGTTAGGAGGTCATCAATCGAGGCAATGTCCGTATGCGAAAAGATCTAGTGTTAAGGTGGGGTCAGGGGCAGGGGCAGGTGTGGGATCAATTGGGAGATCTTCTACATCATCTGCTGAGCAAAAGAGAAAAGGGTTCTACTTTCGAAG GTGA